AGCAGGCTCTTAAAAAATTTCTTCATAGCTTTTAGCAATNNNNNNNNNNNNNNNNNNNNNNNNNNNNNNNNNNNNNNNNNNNNNNNNNNNNNNNNNNNNNNNNNNNNNNNNNNNNNNNNNNNNNNNNNNNNNNNNNNNNNNNNNNNNNNNNNNNNNNNNNNNNNNNNNNNNNNNNNNNNNNNNNNNNNNNNNNNNNNNNNNNNNNNNNNNNNNNNNNNNNNNNNNNNNNNNNNNNNNNNNNNNNNNNNNNNNNNNNNNNNNNNNNNNNNNNNNNNNNNNNNNNNNNNNNNNNNNNNNNNNNNNNNNNNNNNNNNNNNNNNNNNNNNNNNNNNNNNNNNNNNNNNNNNNNNNNNNNNNNNNNNNNNNNNNNNNATCAAAGACCCACCATAACATGCATGAGAATTCCGCTAATTCTATTCAACATGCACACATGTCACTTCATTAAAGGCCCACCCAATATGATAGGAACAAATTCACTATAATTTATTTGAGATGAAATTCCATATAGAAATATAGTAATGCAACATATAATAGCAAATTTCACACCGTGATGGAGTGGTGGCAGCATACGGTGGGCGTCAAGGCCAACGTGAGAAAGGGCCTTGCATCCCTCGTTATGTTGGTCTCTTTGGAGATATGAAACGAGCCGAACGCACGGGTGTTTAGAAATGTGTCATCCTTGTCAAATGTAATCACATCTAAGATTAACACCAAGCCGGTTATGGGGGTGGCGGGGGCTAAGCATCTGGGATCTTTAATGCCACGAGAGTAGGCTTATTTTTTGAGGGTCGTCCTTTGACGGCCAGCTATGTATTTCATAATTCTTCTTAGTCAacgagatgaggcaaagcttttgcctccgtttcgaaaaaataaATATTTGAAAAGGGCAAAAGACTTACTATATTCATTTAATTAAAAAAGATATTAACAAAGTCAGTAGCTTGAAGGCCAATGCAAAAGCCTACTTTCTTGGTATAATATCATCCATGTGTCTCATCCTTACCAAAATCCAATTATTTTTGCCTTGCTACTGATCTCGCGATGTTGTTGAAGACCCTCGAGTTGCTCTCGTTTCAAAGCTCCCACGAGATAAGTATGAGCGACGTCCTTGCCCTACGCCGGCCATGCCCATCGTGAAGTTCAGGTAAATGTTGCCTTCAGAGTGGCATGGGGCTTTGCTTGTCTGCGGCCCTGTTCACGTCTATTTCTTATGACTTTCACGTCACCACTGTGTTTGTTTCCTACTACTTCTCCCATTTGTAAATACAAGACCTTTAcagatttcaatacggactacatatgtatgtatatagacatattatagagtctagattcattcattttgctctatatgtaaTCCGTGTTGGAATTTCTAGAAAGTCTTATATttataaacggagggagtagttgtgagTTTGAGCATGGCGAATCCCAATTTAGTCTCAAGGACAGAAGCACATTTCTTTTGCTAACATATAAAGTAAATATAAAATGTATTCTCTCACTGTACATCATTTTACAGGTATATAACAAATACTCGATCGTCTATCTCCTCACGCCGATGTGGAGTGAAttaaactactactccctccgttccgatttacttgtcatggttttagttcaaatttgaactaaatttgaactaaaaccacgaagaGTAAattagaaaggagggagtactatatttgAAAAGGGAGTACCCTGTAAGTAAAATATGACCAGGAAATTGTCTGACTAATTGATGGATCAAGCTTGTTTCTCGGCTCGGATGCAGGCGCCGGGCACGGTCCACTTGGCCCGGTGCCTCTCCCACGGCGGCATCCTGGTATAGTTCCTCCAATCACCCAGCACGCCCTTCAAATCCCTAATCTTGTTCCCAATCCCCACGCAGCAATTCGCGTGCATGGTGACGATCTTCCCCAAATCCTTCCCGTAGCTGCAGAACCCGCCGACGTAGGCCGGGTTGAGGTACTGCACCCGGAGCCCGAGCTCCGCCACCATCTGCTTCTTCATCATGTTGAACACCGGCTGCTCGTTGGCGCCGGGGTACTTGCCCCTGGCCCCGTGCCACAGCTTCGTCATGGCGATGGTCCGCGCGTTGGGCTTCACGTGGAAGAACCCCGTGTTGGGGAAGTTGCCCAGGTTGTCGGGGTCGCCGAAGTAGACGTCGCTGGAGACCGTCATGTCGGCGTACGCCGTCACGTGCTTGAACGGGTCGCGCAGCCACACGATGTCGACGTCGGTGAAGAGGAAGCCGTAGCCGAGCTCCAGGATGCGGCGCTGCAGCTTCAGCTTGCTCCACACCAGCTCCAGGTAGTCCTTGGAGAGGAAGTACTTTAGTGCGGCGAAGTCGATGTTGAGGCCCGGGATGGTGTAGTGGTAGCAATGCTGGTGCACGGCCAGGCATCGCGCGTGGGCGCCGGGGTCCATGGCGACGACCAGGACGTGCGGGAGCAGGCGAGCCGTGCCGTCGCCGATGCGGAAGCTCTCCAGGAACAGGTCCAGCAGGGAGCCCGGCGCAGCCCATGCCTGGTTCACGCACGTGATGATCACCGTCCGGTCGTCCGTCGCTgcccgcgccaccgcctccgccAGCCCCCGGAACTCCGCCGGCTCCTCCTTTCGTCCCTGCCATGGCATGCATGATGCGTCAGCATTTTTTGAGTAGTGTATAGTAGTAGCATTTTTAGGCACCGTTTTTTGGTCAAATTTGGCGCTATTAATTCTACGACGAATTAACCATCTGTAACTGACAACGGCATTTACGGACTCGTGACAACTGTTGGATCAACAAAGAAGATGTGTAGTTTAATTCAGTGGCCATTCGTGGCAACACGTGAGTGGTTGGTCAATTACAGTTGGTAACTGCtactaccccgcaaaaaaaaaactgcTGCTGCAAAAAAGTATTGCCGTTCAGCCATAGCGCCCTGAATTTGCTCATGGGCACCAAAAGGATTCCCAACTAATATAAGAAACTGGCTAGCTTTTCCAGGAAACTTAAAAACTCGACCGCAAACTGACCTTTTGTCGACGGCGATGTGTGCTGGAAAGATGACTTGGAGTTGGAGCAGCAAGAGCCGAGGTAGAATTGGGCTTTGTGATTGCCGTGGCGTTCGCCGGACGGTGAAGGTGATGATCATCGTCTCGGCCTGGACCACCGGCGACCGGCAGCGCCTGATGAACAAGAGCACGCGCTGTCGTCCCGTTGGGGCGGTGGTGCTGGTCGCCGGAGAAGTGTCCCGGCGTCCTGGTGCGGCTGAGTCCCGTGGCCGGGGCCCGGTACTGGACAAGCATGACGACGGTGAGCGCGGCCGCGGCGCCTAGGACGAAGGCCGCCAGCTGCCGCGCCGTGGCCTCGCCGAGGACCACCTTCCCCATGGATCAACTACTGGCTAACTGATGTTTGTTACACTGCGAGCTGGAAGAAGTACCGGGGAAGTGCACTGACCATGTACTCACCGCATGTTAGAATAGCTAGGAAGGGTCTAAATGGAGCGTAGGAGAGACGTCGAGGGCTCCTAAATAGGCAGCTCCGGCCATCCCGCGGTCCTCTGGGCTCGGGAAACTGACTAATTCGATGGAGTGCAGTGTAATTAGGGAGGCCAACTTTTAACTTTTTGAGCCAACTTTTGGTTGCTAGCGTGAGTGAAGGCGACGTATGTGTgtatcttagggcatctccagccgcgccccaggaAAGCCTCTCCAGAcatttttttcgcgccggcgccgaaaaaaggcccagtcgcgcccccaggacgccgaaaatcgccggttcggacctttttttcgcccggcggtcacaggccgaacccggcgcgctggggagccattgggggctccggcgctagggaaaagcacgcctggcccacaccaacagggaaaaagtcaaggttttcttcccccgactcgcctcgcaccccccgcgccctcggccaccactagctacatcccggcgacggccgccggcctactccgctagatagccattccccgccgaaaaatagcagcgcttcgccgcggcagcccctcccgcagcagctggtcgtttccggccgccgtctccggacgcggaggcgcggtttaacggcgggtacacgcccaccgagcgcaaggtgttcggcgttttgactgtctcggtgatggactcggatgaggaggaagagctcgccgcgctgctggaggaggaagccgcggccgacgtccaggaagaagagcatctgatggtgctcgccgccctcgcccagctgttgGCGAtcaatgaaaagccgcgtcgaggtggctcggcgccggggcgggtgaaagcaaagaaccggcatcgtctgcaaggctactgcatgctcttctccgactacttcgccgatgctccacttcatggcgagagaataTTTCGGcgtcgttatcggatgagccgaaagctcttcatcaggattgtgaattccgtcCGGGAGtttgacaactacttcaagtgcaagatggattgcactggcgctcttggattcacctccatccagaagtgcacgacagcgatgaggatgcttgcatatggagcttccggtgattcactcgacgactatgggcgcatggccgagtccaccagcatagagtgtttctacaagttctgtcgggcagtggtggcagtgtttgggccacaatacttgagaacacccaatgcggaagacactgctcggatgctAGCTCAGAATGCAGCaacaggatttcctgggatgcttggaagcatcgactgcatgcattggtaatggaagaactgcccatttggttggcaggggatgtacaaaggcgccaaaggcggttgcagtgtggtgcttgaagcggtagccacacaggacctctggatttggcactccttctttggtatgccaggaactcacaatgacatcaacgtgttgcagtgctctcctgtttttgccaagctcgttgagggtcattctcctccggtgaacttcgagattaatgggcaccaatacaacaaggggtactatctagctgacggcatctatccgagatggtcgacatttgtaaagacgatctcaaaccctgtggcaggaggcaagaacgcctggtttgcgaaggttcaggaggcttgcaggaaggatgtcaagcgggcatttggtgtgctccaatctcaatTCGCTGT
Above is a window of Triticum dicoccoides isolate Atlit2015 ecotype Zavitan chromosome 5B, WEW_v2.0, whole genome shotgun sequence DNA encoding:
- the LOC119312843 gene encoding uncharacterized protein At4g15970-like, with the protein product MGKVVLGEATARQLAAFVLGAAAALTVVMLVQYRAPATGLSRTRTPGHFSGDQHHRPNGTTARALVHQALPVAGGPGRDDDHHLHRPANATAITKPNSTSALAAPTPSHLSSTHRRRQKGRKEEPAEFRGLAEAVARAATDDRTVIITCVNQAWAAPGSLLDLFLESFRIGDGTARLLPHVLVVAMDPGAHARCLAVHQHCYHYTIPGLNIDFAALKYFLSKDYLELVWSKLKLQRRILELGYGFLFTDVDIVWLRDPFKHVTAYADMTVSSDVYFGDPDNLGNFPNTGFFHVKPNARTIAMTKLWHGARGKYPGANEQPVFNMMKKQMVAELGLRVQYLNPAYVGGFCSYGKDLGKIVTMHANCCVGIGNKIRDLKGVLGDWRNYTRMPPWERHRAKWTVPGACIRAEKQA